The following are encoded together in the Paludisphaera mucosa genome:
- a CDS encoding helix-turn-helix transcriptional regulator yields MPPQSQESDSSDVLLDGREVARRLGCSLRSVYRLADDGIIPRGFKLGALRRWSASGIDHFIEHASQDFRRETDGQGGGS; encoded by the coding sequence ATGCCTCCTCAAAGCCAAGAGTCCGATTCGTCCGACGTCCTTCTCGATGGCCGCGAAGTCGCGCGCCGTCTCGGCTGTTCCCTACGCTCCGTCTACAGGCTGGCCGACGACGGAATCATTCCGCGCGGGTTCAAGCTCGGCGCGCTGCGGCGATGGTCCGCCTCTGGGATCGACCACTTCATCGAGCACGCCTCACAAGACTTCCGCCGCGAGACTGATGGGCAAGGAGGTGGCTCTTGA